agtaatgtctagataccttaaaattttgacaaaatagaggttggacggagggagcagtcaAAAAAGAATCGACCAGCACGGATTCTCAAACGATAGGTATTTTAGTAACGGACCAAGCGAAGTacacatacatgcatgacCTAGGTAAGCAACCCCCAAAACTTGATGAACAATTTAGTGAAAATAGTGTGCGTCATGCATGATCGACGAGGCGCCTAACCGATAACTTAATTGGACCCTCTCCTGGACCTCGAATGTTTAATGCGAATTCATGCAGCTATGCATGCACACGTCATGccttatatgtattttttgagaaacacagtacaaacacAGACGTTCACAAACACACGTAATCACTCatccctatgaacgcacacacgcacactcTCCCCTTATGAGCACTTTCGAAAGACTGAATCGGGTCGGCGCGGatacgtcacctaccactgaaaacAAAGCGCCGGTTAAATCTTGGAAATGTGATCACCGATGCCAAGTCTAGGACTTGAACATGGGTGGgttggttccaccacaagaaaGCACACCACCTGAACTAGGCTCAGTTCACCATACCTTATATGTTTGACACCATCAACTTTGCACACCTTGCACCCAACGTGTTAATTATATTTCAATTAGGAGAAGTCGGCTCGCCTCTCTACCTTGTACCACATCTTATATGAAAAGAGGTATCAAAGGACATGTGTACCAATCAACGTGACAAACAAGTCGATAACATGCATTCTTCGAACTGAAGACACACTGGAGTATATATATGGGGGTTTATTTTTGCTATCCGAAGTTTACGAAGGAGTACACCTGCCCACTTGGAAAGTTGGTATCATTCCATGCCTCCTCTTTCGAGTTTCACGATCGATGGTGCGAATTAGGGTCCTTGGTTTCGAGACTTTGAATTATCTTCATGCAAAGTCTTTACGCGCACTCTAGACATTATCATTCGCGAAATCCTGGTGCTTATATATAGTAAGCCATGGAAATTAAGGTGGTGAAGAAATTGGTCGTAATTAAGTTTAGCCAAATTTTGGAAGTAAATATATTACGTCCAAGGCAATTTGTTAAGAAATTGTGTACAATGAACCTCCGGATTTCATAGTGTTAAGTCGTTAACTTGTCGAGCTATGGGTCGACCCATCACAAAGGACACATTGCGTACGTATTCTGGGAAGATTATCTTGGTGAGAAAATTAGATATAACTAGAGAGGAAGCTCTTTTGATCAAGGAATTTAATTAAGTGTTGAAAAAACTATTCCCCAAAAGCAGATCTCCCCGAAGGCACGTATTTCCTGCGATGTAAGTAACCTCTAGAATGGGTCATGGCAGCACAGGGTTTTGATCGGGTCGATCACCATATGCAAGGAACAGGATCATGGTTCTTGTGTGTTGTAAAGTGAACGGTATTTTGTAGGATGCAAGTAGGATCCGGCCGTTTCCAGTCCATCGCGATCATATatggattatttttttgtgaatCATCATATATGGATTTTCTATTTCAAAAATTCAACTTAAGGTTTATAGATTGGCCTAAAATGAGACATAGGGATCCAGCTTGCATCCCTAGTATTTCCGGCATTTGTGCAGAAAAAACAAGGAGCTTTCAAGCCCATGTCACCAGCTACTTGTCAAGAGCATTAGAATTGATGCTAGCTAATTAAGGGAGTTTCTTACATATTTGGCAATTCTCCAGTTTAACTATTCCTGAGATGACAATAAATCTTTAAGTTGACACTAAGAACCAGTTAATCTGATTATTGATATTCATGCAAATATGAAGAGATAAAAAGATCTCCATCATGTAGACTGTGAAATACTTTTTCtaaattgataaaaaaaatagttactACATGCTTACTTTACAACGATATTATTCCTGACTAGCCCATCTCAATCTTAGCAGGATGcaagtacaaagtttgcacgCATCTGCGTCGATCTcctttcaaaagaaaaggaaagaaaaaagaaatcgaGAATTAAAGAAAACGCTATACGCTGCAGCTTGGCACGCACCAGCCTCCCTTCCCTCGGCGAAACATTACATACGACTgcagcgcgcgcgcgcacacacgcGTCGGTAACTTAACTCCGTAATTAACAAGAGAAGAAGCAATGTAATCTAATCAGGACGCACTACTGGCCACTCATCCTGTTTAATTAACTTGCGGGATAAGCTAGTCAAGCCTTCTTTCCTATGTTGAGGAATGGCGACAGCTAATCGACAGGTAGCTTCGTGACACGAGGACTAAGTCGACCGTTTTACCGCGCGCGCCTTCAATTTATGGGGTAGATCGATCGGCTAGCTTCTTACGCAATCACTTCTCCTGTTGCGCAGTTTACCTAACTGAACTTGACGTAGTCACAGGCTGACATAGATGTAACTTGGCTTACCCTGCCTCCCTTTTTTTcggctgcttcttcttcagaaGTCAGCTTTAGCTGAATTTCTCAGAGAAGCTGTTGGGACCAGGAGCGAGCGGACAAGGATCGGGTCTGAGGTCGGGGGTGAGCGAGCGAATCGTTTTTTCCTGCGGGACGGAAGGCAGTGGCAATCCAGCTGTAAATACGGTGTGTCTTTGTGGTATTTTCATAAGATGCGGGTGGAGAAGCCCAGAAAGTGGTCTAGTTCTCCAATTACACTACGAGAAGCTGCAGATTGAAAAATAAGCTCTCAAGAAATTTTGTCTTCTTTTCAGCTTGTGGCTTCCTGGGACCTAGAAGCTGTCCAGAAGGGGGCTTATATATGAATTATAGATAAACAAGTAACAAAAGAGATACTTCGTATGCTaggtttctctttctttccagAAAATCGACGAGTTGTCCCTGCTAAAGAAACTCGATTGACCGACTCGAGTCGAGTGTATAAGAGATGCTCCGTACTTCCATATATGCATTCTCAAATGAtctcatgccatgatgcaaacAAGGATGGAAAAGGAGGAATCACATGATTAAAGCCGTATGCTGTCGTCTCTGATCGATATATTGGCAACTTTGAAATGTCCCCTCCCAGACTGCAGGATGTTATGCTATGCAAAGTGGTTATGCTCTCCCTTGCCCGTGTCGTCAGCAAAGCAGCTAGCTTTAGGGAGAGAGGAGCAGGTTTGCCCTGAGAGAAAAAGCAATTTAATTGCTTGTCGGAGCCTAAAGTGATTTGTTCCCATTGGTCTTTATGCAGGGATCGCATGCATGAAACAGTAGTGGATGTTTGTCTGAATTGTCGCTCTGAAGAttgtcttccttttcttttctgatgaTGAAGCGGTCGTTCTGAAGATCGTCGAGGGCCTATCGACGCGTTCTTTGCAACTTTTGTGTGACGGCGTAATGTTGGGCTGGACTGTTTATTTTCCATGTACGAGGCGAGATTGGCCCTGTACAACTTCCTTTGTCTTCGAGCAAGTCACTAACTCAATGGGCCTTCTACGGTTCTACCCTGTCGTAACTTCAAGAATGAAAAACCAACGTGTCAAGAAGAATGAAAAACCAAGGGTCAACagccttaaaaaaaaacaagggcCAACAGACGGAGGCCTTAATACCAACAATTACCTGTCAATATGTACCAACACATGAATAACACAATTCGCAATTCTTCTACGGTTGCTGACGAGCATTGTGATGGGCGATGATTAATGTAAAATTGGGCCGCTAGGCATTGCACaaaaaggtactccctccccTCCATTCTTGAAGGATGACATATTAGATTTCATAGATAAGGCTTTGATCACAAGTTACTATGTCAAGATATGTTgtatatgacataaaattaGTATCGTTAAATTCGTTATCAAAAATATTTCATGATACTTATGGTTTCATGAcatataaaccacactttAATATAGTAATTTGTGCTCAAAAttttgtcttaatgaaagcaAATATGCCATAATGAAAGCAAATATgccattttttaagaaacggAGGAAATAGTTCATTTCAAGGTTCTTCTGCGGTTGCTGGTAGCAGTATTCAAGATTGTTGGGGGAGAGCCTACTGCCCTTCATTTCATGGTTCTTGACAGCGTCCAATTCCAGGAGAGGAAAATGACAGCCAAAAACCATTATTGCGCAATTAAGTACGCCTAGTAGGTAACATTAGCGAGAACAGCCCGCACTTGCGTAACCACCACAAACCataactaaaaaaaatagaccCAGAATAACTATGTTTATGTTCCTTCTGTTACCCAAACGTGCGTTTACAACTGCAAGAAAGAAACTGCAGACCCAAATACCCCCATATTTCTCTCGCCAGAAACAGCAACCCAGAAAACTCGCAGCCTGGCTTTGGTTATGCTTCCTTTTTCTTGCAAGACATCCAAAAATGGGCAGCGAACATAAACCGACCACCAGCTTCCTTGCCTTCAAATCCCTTCCATTTCATTGGTAGAATGCTACAAGCCCCACCATCTTCTCTCCTCTAGTACAAGATCCTCAAAGATCTGTTAGGACGaagcaaacaaacagggcACCGCCAACAAGCCAACAATGGCGGCTCCACAGCCCGACATGGAATTGCAGCAGGAACAGAGGCATCATCTCTTGTCAAACCGAGCAGATGGCACCAACAATATAAGCCCCACGCAGAAAGCATTCAGACGGACATACCAGAGCACCGAGCACCTTTCCAAACTCCTTCCAACAGGCACAGTGCTTGCCTTCCAGCTCCTGGCCCCGATCTTCGCAAAACATGGTCACTGCAGCAATGCGAATCAGATGATGACAGGAGGGCTTGTGGTGCTGTGTGCACTGTCATGTGTTGTTCTTAGCTTCACAGATAGCTTCAGGGATGAGCAAGGAAAGGTAAGATATGGGTTTGCCACGTTCAAAGGATTGTGGGTCATTGATGGTGGAGCTAGTCTTGATCCAAATGCTGCAGTTGAATACAAGATACAATTTCTAGACTTTGTCCATGCTACTGTCTCAGCAATGATTTTTGTCGCGATCGCACTGTTTGACCAAAATGTGGCATCTTGCTTCTATCCAATACCATCGGAGGATACAAAGCAAGTTCTCAAAACATTGCCAATTGCTATTGGTGTTATTGGAAGCATGCTGTTTGTTACCTTCCCAACAACTCGCCATGGCATAGGCTTCCCAGTCTCTCCACAATAGCTGAGTCTTCAAAAGAATTATTCGCTGTAGTTCATGTTGATAAAACACAGAGTCAAAAGCAAAGGGCAATGTAAAGAAAAGCCCCATAGGAAGGATAGACAGAAATATGTGACACCTATTACGGTAAAATAATATAAATACCAATCATGATCTTCAATGTACACAAGCTTATTTTGTGTGCACAACAATATGCCTGGTACATATTACATATCTTCCGTGTTTCTCTTAATGTCCACTACTATACTGTCAAAATACCAGTTAAGGGTACCAAAGGACGCATTTTTAAGAATCGTTTGATACAACAACAGAACCTGGCAATTTTCTAGAAAACATTAGCCATGAAATTGAACTCTCCACTTAAGTTTCAAGCCATCATTTGGATTCCACTGTATCCCAGTCTCTACATACAAATTGCCAGTGCATGTAAATTGGGCTTGCACATATTGGTAGGACAATGTATTGGATACATCTTTTGGCAAATACAGCAATCATTAACAAAATCATAGGCTATTGGGAAACAGCTAATCATTATACTTACCTTTAGGCAGATAGCATAACTCAGTATTATTTTCAATCTTGATACGTATAGGCCATTATATTTTGTATTGATAATTTGCATTTTGTCCAAAATTAAGATGTTCGGAGACTACAATGCATTCTTAAGGTTATATCATACAGCTTTTATGACTTTCTGCAATAACCCTGAACAAACATTTAGGTTAGCAACagaaggaaacaaaagaaagatgaagagAATAAAAGTTAACTTATGCAGCCATGCATGTAGTATATTTCTATACATAAGAAACAAGAGATATGAAAGGCAACACCACATCATACCTCCCTGCCATCATGCTTGTCACTTGAAAAATTATGTCATACAATAAACTTCAATACTTTCACATATCCTGGAAATGGAAGCACTGCAGTGTAAGAGTTTTGGTGACAAACTCTCTCGCTTGTGTAACACCGTGATGGAAAGACTAACACGTTAAGAGCTCAGGAGCATATTGTACTAGCACACAAGATTATTTTGAATCAGATAACTGTTAACTGGTTCCACATTTGCAGCACACCTTATACTGGCATGGTATAgcacaatatttttttttttgaatcagACAACTGTTAACTGGTTCCACATCTGCTCAGCTTCTTGTCTCACCTTCTTCTTACTCCAATACCTAGTGAGAATAATATCCCATGTTTCCCTCTCTGGGATGCATTTTTCTGACAACATGTCAAGCACAACATGAGCTGCTTTCTCCAGATCGTTCTTCTTGGAGAAGAACTCAACCAGGAGATGAAAAGTGCCTGGCTCAGTAGAAATGCCACGGGTCCTCATGCTCTGGTACACCCGGAAAGTCCTGCCAGCTTCACCCTTAGCACATAATGCTGTCACCACTGCATCATTTATCCTGACATGCAGGCTCCATGTCACCCGGTTCGGTTCAACACCAGAAAGAACCATCTCATCTAGGTAGTTTGCAGCCTCCACGGCTCTTCCTGCACCACACAGACCAACAATTAGCTTCCCAAACAATCCAGCATCAGGCTTCCTCCCCTGGAGACGCATTCGGTCCAAAACCTCCATTGCCTCATTCAGCCTGTCCTCCTTACAGAGGCCATTAATCACAGAGCTATATGTAATTGTATTTGGCAGCTTTGCCTCCTTGGCCATCCTATCCAACAACTCCAACGCTGATGCTGCACGCCCACCCTTGCACAATCCATCAATCAGAGAACTATAGGTGACAACGTTGGGTGCAATCCCTATCCTCCCCATTTCATCAAACATCTTCAGCGCATCATCCAAGCAACCATCCCGTGCAAGCCAATTGATAACAGTCGTGTAAGTAACCACCGTTGGCGCCACGCCATTTGCTACCATCTCGGAGAAGATCTCTTGGGCGTCGGcccggcggctgcggcggcagagTCCATCGATGACGGTGTTGTAGGAGCAGGCGTCGGGTTTGGGGATGTTCCGGAAAAGGCGGACAGCGTCTTCGATGGGAGCGGACGCGTCAGAGCAGTGGGCCTTGAGGAGGACGTTGTAggtggcggtggtgggcgCGAAGCCGCCGGCGCGCATGTCGGCGAGGAGGGAGTGGGCGAGGGGAAGATGGGAGTGCGAGACGAGGGTGGCGAGGACGGCGGTGTAGGAGCGGGCGGAGTGggggagagcgagggcggaggGAGCGGAGCGGAAGAGCTggagggcggcgagggggCGGTGGGTGCGGGAGAAGGCGCGGAGGAGGGTGAGGAAGGGAGGctcgaggtcggcggcggaggggaagAGCGCGCGCGagcgggagaggagggaggtggCGAGCGGGAGCaggccggcggaggcgaggcgggaggtgaggagggagacggtGTCCGGGGAGGGGAGGATTGGGGCGGACACGgacgcggcggtggccgcgtCGAAGAGCGCGAGTGCGCGGCGCGGGTCACGCTCTGCGCGGAcgaggcggtggaggtggccgGCTGTGAGGGTCTTGGGCCACTTGGCCGGGGTGAGGTTGGCCGGCGGCATTGGGCGGATGGTGGGATGGGACTATGTGAGCCTGGAAGGTGTTCGGAAGTATGTTGAGCAGCGCGACGAAGGTTTGCTTGTCCCTTGCCCGGCTTTGCAGCTTTGGCAAGGGCGGGGTTTGACCAGTTTGATCACGTCAATTATACGATTCGTGGTTCCAGTATATAATTGTAACAgtattcttttttcctttcccatTCTTTGTACTCATCTGCTAGTTTGAAATTAGGTTTTAGATAATCTAGCCACCTTTCATGCTCCTTTCATTCTCGAGTAAACGTACTTCTAGTTCTTGTTTTAAATAGAatattttaaagtttgattaattttatggaaaaaacaacaatatttatgACACCAGTTTATTATGAGTAGATCTGTCTTGAAATATAATTTCATATTATATTGATTTAGTGTTATATATATTGCTACTCTTTTTCTATAAAGTTAGCCGAAGTTCAAATCTTTTGACTAGGACAAGAGCTATAAGTACGGTTATTTGAGAATAGAAAGTATAATGCACATGGTCTCTTGTTTCTTAAGATTATTTTTCTCTGAACCGTCATTATGGGATCTCCAGAAAAGAACGAGTTCGTTGCAATTGACAAAAGACCGAAATTCATGACCCCTCTAGCATGAGGGGTAGTTCCTTCGTCAGGTCATTGGCAAGTCCAACTTCGTTTTGGCCTCTCTCTATAGTGCATCCGTAGATGACACCTTTCTATCTTTCTCTTTTATGATGGGACATTTTTGATATTGTGAGAGTGATTAGCTGCGCATATGTGTAACAATTTTTTCGTGTCTTGTGCATTTTGTAGAAGTGGTTCTAGAGAAACAATTTTTGTCTGTTTCATTAAATTTTATTAGCATGCAAATAGAAAGCTCAATGGTCAAGGGTGGCAAAAACAAATCGGTAGTAAACCTCGACTTACATGGCCGAATTGAGTTTCGGTCTGCCTTCTCAAAGCCTAGCACAAAAATGCGAAGTCTGGGACCTAAAAAAACACCAATTTAgcatatatttttcctataTTTTTATATTAACTAATTTTGAATATGAAATTGAAATATCCCTTTCATTCTTAAATATAAAAATGTTTTACTGGTTTTTGAAGTCAACTTCTTACAacttttaaactttgaccgaccaatttttttcagaaaaatgtaCGTAAACTGACGAGGGGACCGACCGCTGGCCCACTGGTCAGAAACATCCCAGCGTCAGGCACCTCCACCCGGAGACAGGAGGGCCCACTACCAGTCATCACGTGCACGACCGATGTCCTTTCACGGACAAGTCCCAGGCCACGCAAAGCCGCTGCCCACAGAAGATCCCGCCCAGTTCTTCTATCCCCTTGCTTTCGTCCAATGATCCTCCGCTCGTACAGGAGGAGCAATCCCATGAACACATACGCGCACCAGCGAACCAACCACTAGTCAAAAGCACAAAAGCCACCCCCAAGATCAAACCCCAAGAAATCCAAGCACCCACTAATTATTccatcccctctctctctccccagCGATCCACAAATATTCCTTTAAGTTCCTCCccatcacacacacacaaagaaaataaataaaaaggccTGAACCTCTGACGGAAAAGAAagcgagagagaaaaaaaggtttGGTTTTTATTAGCGAGTAGCAGCATACTCAAAGGATGGAAGCGATCCAAATCGGAACCCAATCCCAAAGGCGCATGAATAATCCACCAGCTCCAGCAGTAGCCCTCCCTGTTGCTCCTTCcgccttgctgctgctgctgttcctgTTTTTTCCCCAATCTTCCCATCCCTATCTCTACTACTCCAACAACGCCTTTGCCTTTCGTGTTTGCCCCCGCGCCTCATCCCTCTGTCGCGGCGTTGTTCGTAGTGTTCaagttattattattattatcatcATTATTATTCATCCTCTTCAGCGCGAAGATCCAGCCGCACATCGATTCGACTTTTCCCCGTCTGGGGTATATAGTGGAAAAGTGCggcatttgttgttgttggtggtgCGGGGAAACCCTACGAGAGGGGAAAGCTTGTGGGAGTTTCTGGGCGTTCCTGTGGCGGAGTTTGGATCTAGGTTTGGGGGTTTCAGGtcgtcgccgccatggacgccggcggcggtgatggAGACGGGCCGCCGCTGGAGACCCCTGAGGAGAGGACGTctccgcctcccgcgccgGCAACAGTCGCCGCCCCAGCTTCTGGCtccgggggcggcgcgggtccCTCTGGCTCTGGGGAGAAGCCGGTGAAGCGCATGATGAAGACCCCCTACCAGCTTGATGTTCTCGAGCAGACGTATTTAGGTGGGGGAATTTCGATGGTTTgaaatgttttgaatttttttagatttttggTTGTTTTTTTATTGAGTTTTTGCATGACGATTTgattatgtttttgttttggtttggtgCAGCGGAGCAGTACCCCTCGGAGGCTATGCGCGCCGAGCTGTCAGTGAAGATAGGTCTGTCGGACAGGCAGCTGCAAATGTGGTTCTGCCACAGGCGGCTCAAGGACAGGAAGCCACCGGCCAAGAGGCAACGGCGCGACGAAGAAGCTCCGGCAGCGCCCTTACTGGTGCCACCACCAGTATTGCCGCTGCAGGCAATGCTGCTGGCTAGCAGTGACCTTATGATGAGTGCTGTCAGTCCATATGATGAGCCACTCCCCCCCACTCATCCGCGAAGGGGAGGTGGGCGATCTTCTGCTGTGCCCAGGATTTCTGCTCCTGATATTGGGAGGAGGTACTACGAGCCACTGCCAGTTATGATGTCACCACCGGTGGCATCGATGCAGTTCAGGCAAGCTGAACTCAGGGTGATTAATTCTGTGGAGTCACAGCTCGGGGAGCCGTTGAGGGAGGATGGACCAGTGCTCGGTGTTGAATTTGATCCCCTTCCTCCAGGTGCCTTTGGTGCACCAATTGGTACTTGTCCTAAAATCTCAAATTTTTGTGTTCCTTTTAAGGATTATTAAGCCAAAGAATGCCCAAGCCCActccctcaaaaaagaaaagaaaagaataggAATTCCAAAGATATCTTATAGTTGAACTGAGTGGAAACTTTCAGGTCTTATGTCTGGGCTGAATGATTATGCCCTAGGCGATTTTAacattcatgtttttttatgtATACACTGTTAAACCCAATGATCTTGTGTCTTGTTTTCTCTACAGAAGGCCTAGAGTTTAGTTTACTCAGTTTTTTTGTTGCTCCTCTAACTAGGAAGCGCAAAATAATGGTATGTGACGGGGATGAGTCATTAGTTAGTAAGGAAAAATGCTTTAGAAAAATGACTGATCAACAAAAATTTGAGATGGAAATTTCAAAGGTGTCTTATTTGCAATAGAAATGACATCCATTGGATTGTCTTCCCTTTTTACAGTCTAGCTCCGTACAGTGTGGCTTTTGTTTCTACTAAATTTGCTGCCGGGGTTTCCCCTGCAGTTTCGGTCAAAAAAGAACTACATATTGCTGGCTGGACATTatcaaacaaaaatgaatatCTATTTTTTAACCATATACACAGCAAATTAAGGAACGGAGGTCGGTATGCCGTTCCACCACCATCCCATGGGATAGCGATTTATTATTGGGTCAGTCTCTCACACGAATCTTAAGGCGTCTACACCAGTTGACTTGCTCAACCTTGCTCGATCCTGAATTCCTATTACATATCCCATTCCCTCCTGTGGTTGTTGTATGCTCCAGCACCTTCAAATTGAGCAGACACAGCCTCTGCCAAGGAGTGGGGTGTGTACGCACGGGCTACATACAGGAGCTTGGTTTTGTCCCAACCACCTGAATCCTGAAGTCTCTAATTTCAATCCATCCGAATCTCATACAATGGTTAAAGTTTAATTTTACCTGATAGCACCGGACGAGATCATTTCATCTGATTCTTCCCCTTTAGGATTTCTAAGGCCTGTATTTTTGACCTTCTCTATCCGGTGAACAGAAGTTCTTATGTGGAATCTATTGATAGCATGTAAATAGTTACCAGCTTACCACTTATTCATAATTTCATATGCTTCTAATCGCTCAGGCGCTGACATTACTTTGCCCATGCAGTTCCGGAGCAACAAAAGCAGCCAGTGCGATCTTATGATGCAAAGATATTTTCTAGGCATGATCCAAATCTCTTAAAGGTAAATCTTTAGGTAACTTGTGGAAGTAAGTTTGTGTCTTATTTTCTCAGCGGTTGTGAGTCAACACTGTTGGTTCTCATAACCTCTCAGCATGTGCAGTTTTTAATATCATTTTAACTGTTTTGACCTATTATCCCCAAACAAAGAAGTGTCCTACCCCAGTGAAATAAGTGTATGTAGTGTACTTAATAGCTCCTATGGTTATTTTTCAATCTTGACTAGGCCATGCATTTGGATCTACCAAATGGTAAAGAAAGTTGGTGCCAACACATATTGACATGGCATCATAACTGTGTAGTGCCGGCTAGCTTATTAACGTCATGCATGGTGTTTACAAAAAGGGAAATAACACCACCTTTGTTAAATGCACGCATTGATTGTGCTAAACTAATCCACAGATGTCCTGGTTTTCTATGGGCATATTTAATGCGAATAATGGTTATCTTTACGCGTTTTACGCCATTGACACCCTTGTGCATTGAACTTGCCTCCTATACACGCGTCTATTTATAAGCCTCTTCTCAATGGGTCTTTGTACTGCAATCTTGTCCTTCTAATAATCTGTGCCGTGATCTGTATTTTGATGATCGAAAGTGAGAGTAGTCTTTGTGCAATATTTTCCTTCGAAAACTTGAATTccccttgattttttttcttacataCCTTTAATTGTTTGTCGTCCTTTTGTTTCCCTTCCCCCCTAGGTATCGTCATTCTTGCCCAGCATGGAGCACCCTTTTGTTCCGAATTCGTTTGCTGGGAAGAGAAAATCAACGATCGGTAATACATCTCAGGATCTGCCTCATGGTGGATCCCGGGCAGTCCATGAGTATCAATTTCTTCCTGAACAGCCAAGTGATACATATGAGAGAGCAAGTAGATCTCATTACTATGACACTCCAGTTGAAGCTTCAAATTCGAGGATATCATCTCTTACTCCAGGATCGCATCTTCTTCATGGATCCGAGGAGGTGGCTCCTGGTTATGCTTTTGAAGGCCAAATATCTGGTTCTGGTCTTCTGCCTCAATCTGGCAGGCCTCAGGTGTTTCCAGCAGCATCAACAGATTACGAGATGAATCCGTCTAATAGCAACCTTAATTCTGTGCCAGTTGAGGGTCAGTTTGGTATTTCTCAAGTTGCTGGCTATGAAGACCCACTTATATCATCGGAAGGAAGGGCTCATCTTGACGAAGATGCTTCTCGATTGGATAGAAAGCGAAAAGTAAGTTTTTTATCTGACCTCATATATGCTTCTTATTTTTCAGCCATACAAATTAATTGTCGACATGTTAAATTGTCTGGCATGCACTTCAGCATAACGAGGAAGCAAAAATCGCAAAGGAAGTTGAGGCTCACGAAAGACGAATTAGGAAGGAGCTTGAGAAACAGGATATGTTGAGGAAAaag
The Brachypodium distachyon strain Bd21 chromosome 2, Brachypodium_distachyon_v3.0, whole genome shotgun sequence genome window above contains:
- the LOC100827369 gene encoding protein DMP4, with protein sequence MAAPQPDMELQQEQRHHLLSNRADGTNNISPTQKAFRRTYQSTEHLSKLLPTGTVLAFQLLAPIFAKHGHCSNANQMMTGGLVVLCALSCVVLSFTDSFRDEQGKVRYGFATFKGLWVIDGGASLDPNAAVEYKIQFLDFVHATVSAMIFVAIALFDQNVASCFYPIPSEDTKQVLKTLPIAIGVIGSMLFVTFPTTRHGIGFPVSPQ
- the LOC100830820 gene encoding pentatricopeptide repeat-containing protein At5g46100; translation: MPPANLTPAKWPKTLTAGHLHRLVRAERDPRRALALFDAATAASVSAPILPSPDTVSLLTSRLASAGLLPLATSLLSRSRALFPSAADLEPPFLTLLRAFSRTHRPLAALQLFRSAPSALALPHSARSYTAVLATLVSHSHLPLAHSLLADMRAGGFAPTTATYNVLLKAHCSDASAPIEDAVRLFRNIPKPDACSYNTVIDGLCRRSRRADAQEIFSEMVANGVAPTVVTYTTVINWLARDGCLDDALKMFDEMGRIGIAPNVVTYSSLIDGLCKGGRAASALELLDRMAKEAKLPNTITYSSVINGLCKEDRLNEAMEVLDRMRLQGRKPDAGLFGKLIVGLCGAGRAVEAANYLDEMVLSGVEPNRVTWSLHVRINDAVVTALCAKGEAGRTFRVYQSMRTRGISTEPGTFHLLVEFFSKKNDLEKAAHVVLDMLSEKCIPERETWDIILTRYWSKKKVRQEAEQMWNQLTVV